The following are from one region of the Acidobacteriota bacterium genome:
- a CDS encoding SLBB domain-containing protein, whose protein sequence is MFRQTRRSYSQPLCLLILSVLSVSALAQTPAPDAAAPLSTAASTAGTAPQTGLRSPFSPTAKLSAGDLIELTVFGVPDLSTKARIGSGGDVYLPLVDYVHIADLTVDEAQDLVQKRLEDGGFVRNPHVSIFVNESASQAVNMMGEVAHPGAYPVIGDRHLFDLISAAGGLTEKAGRNVTIIHRQNPDQKMELHLPSNLAEDTDNNVAINAGDTIVVSRAGIVYVVGDVARPSGFMIEDNSLTVLKALALAGGGTRTASLNGSKILRQTPDGVKEIPVPLQKVLRAKSPDVAMLKGDVLFVPGSAGKALAYRSAEAAFSMTSALAVIAIR, encoded by the coding sequence ATGTTTCGGCAGACTCGCCGCTCTTATTCGCAACCGTTGTGCCTGCTGATTCTTAGTGTGCTGAGCGTGTCCGCGCTCGCCCAAACCCCGGCTCCCGATGCGGCCGCGCCGCTATCTACTGCAGCGTCAACCGCGGGCACGGCTCCCCAGACCGGTCTGCGCTCACCGTTCAGTCCCACCGCAAAACTGAGTGCGGGCGACTTGATTGAGCTGACGGTGTTTGGAGTTCCCGATCTCAGCACCAAGGCACGCATCGGTAGTGGCGGAGATGTGTATCTTCCCTTGGTCGACTACGTGCACATCGCCGACCTTACCGTGGACGAAGCCCAGGATCTGGTCCAGAAACGTCTCGAGGATGGTGGGTTTGTCCGCAATCCTCATGTCAGTATTTTTGTGAATGAATCGGCATCGCAAGCGGTCAACATGATGGGCGAAGTCGCGCACCCTGGAGCGTATCCCGTGATCGGCGATCGCCACCTTTTCGACCTGATCTCTGCGGCGGGTGGATTAACGGAAAAGGCTGGCCGAAACGTCACAATCATTCATCGTCAGAATCCCGATCAAAAAATGGAACTGCATCTTCCCTCGAACCTTGCCGAGGACACCGACAACAACGTGGCCATCAATGCAGGTGACACGATCGTCGTGTCCCGCGCAGGAATTGTGTATGTTGTAGGCGATGTGGCGCGGCCGAGCGGCTTCATGATCGAAGACAACTCGCTGACGGTTCTCAAGGCTCTCGCCCTGGCCGGCGGGGGCACACGCACTGCCTCTTTGAACGGATCCAAGATTCTGCGCCAGACTCCGGACGGAGTGAAAGAGATACCGGTACCGCTCCAGAAAGTACTGCGTGCAAAATCTCCGGATGTCGCGATGCTGAAAGGCGATGTGTTGTTCGTGCCGGGCAGCGCAGGCAAGGCGCTCGCCTATCGCAGCGCAGAAGCGGCCTTCTCCATGACGTCCGCTTTGGCCGTGATCGCGATTCGCTGA
- a CDS encoding bi-domain-containing oxidoreductase: protein MKQLLQDARTGDLAVAEVPPPQLLPGCVLVQVAASLVSAGTERASSEFASKSLLAKAKARPDLVRDVVAKLRRDGLFSTMQAVRSRLDQPQSVGYSSSGVVIAVGDGVSDVNVGDRVACAGAGYAVHAELACVPRLLLANIPQGAEVSFDEAAFGTVGAICLHGIRTAGVTLGDTVAVIGLGLLGQITVQLLRAAGCRVVGTDLVRERVDLAILRGAEGACVSADEFRDLCFQKTGGRGVDSVLITAETPSSAPVNLAAEVARDRATVVAVGTVGMDIDRKLYFGKEIEFRVSRSYGPGRYDTAYEQKGRDYPIGHVRWTETRNLEAFLQLLAERKLDLAPLITHRFPLQEATRAYDLITGRTADPFLGVLLSYPDAQVRRAFPGKIPINATATSAGSVGIGVLGAGQFARSMLLPALKSLPHVSFVGVCNATGPRSRSAAEKFGFQYCADSDEEILADPKVHAVLIASRHHLHAAQVRAAIGAGKAVFCEKPLCLTEEELASIVRAYSTQASPPALMVGFNRRFASMAGQLKKFLSSIKEPLAIHYRVNAGFIPADHWVNDLEQGGGRILGEVCHFVDFVSFLAGACPIEVECRGLGNPGQYSNDNVIASLKFADGTLGTITYLANGDKSASKERVEIFGGGSVAVLDDFRTLELVRHGRKQVTRARWRQDKGHQQEMKLFLDAVRGTANAPIPFEQVVGSTLATLRLQNACQTGYPQTVALSEFVASALQAMPVIEKEEDSQ, encoded by the coding sequence ATGAAGCAGCTCTTACAAGACGCACGCACCGGCGACCTCGCGGTTGCGGAGGTTCCGCCGCCGCAATTGCTGCCGGGTTGCGTCCTGGTGCAAGTGGCGGCCTCGCTTGTCTCCGCCGGCACGGAGCGCGCGTCATCGGAATTCGCAAGCAAGAGCCTGCTCGCAAAAGCGAAAGCGCGGCCTGACCTGGTGCGCGATGTGGTTGCCAAGCTGCGACGTGACGGATTGTTTTCCACGATGCAGGCTGTGCGTTCTCGCCTGGATCAGCCGCAGTCCGTTGGGTACAGCAGTTCCGGCGTTGTGATTGCCGTCGGCGACGGCGTGAGCGACGTCAATGTTGGAGACCGCGTGGCCTGCGCGGGTGCGGGATATGCCGTGCATGCGGAACTGGCGTGCGTCCCCCGTCTGTTGCTGGCCAATATTCCTCAGGGTGCTGAAGTCTCGTTCGACGAAGCTGCATTCGGGACCGTAGGAGCGATTTGCTTGCACGGAATCCGCACCGCTGGCGTCACGCTCGGCGATACGGTTGCGGTCATCGGGCTTGGTCTGCTGGGACAGATCACGGTGCAACTGCTGCGCGCTGCCGGTTGCCGCGTGGTGGGGACGGATCTTGTTCGGGAGCGTGTCGACCTCGCGATCCTCAGGGGCGCGGAAGGGGCATGTGTTTCGGCGGATGAATTTCGCGACCTTTGTTTCCAGAAAACTGGCGGCAGAGGCGTAGATTCGGTGCTCATCACGGCTGAGACACCGAGCAGTGCGCCGGTCAACCTGGCCGCTGAAGTCGCTCGCGATCGCGCGACCGTGGTTGCCGTCGGCACGGTCGGCATGGATATTGATCGCAAGCTCTACTTCGGCAAGGAAATCGAGTTCCGCGTATCGCGGTCGTATGGTCCTGGCCGATACGACACGGCATATGAACAGAAAGGGCGCGATTATCCGATCGGGCATGTGCGCTGGACGGAGACTCGCAACCTGGAAGCGTTTCTGCAATTGCTCGCAGAACGAAAATTGGATTTGGCACCGCTGATTACGCATCGCTTTCCTCTGCAAGAGGCGACGCGCGCCTACGACTTGATTACCGGAAGAACCGCCGATCCATTTCTTGGCGTGTTGCTCTCTTACCCGGACGCGCAGGTTCGACGAGCATTCCCCGGCAAAATTCCGATCAATGCCACGGCGACCTCCGCAGGCTCGGTAGGAATCGGAGTTCTCGGAGCGGGACAGTTTGCGCGGTCGATGCTGTTACCGGCGTTGAAGTCGCTCCCGCATGTTTCATTCGTGGGGGTATGCAATGCGACTGGTCCTCGCAGTCGCAGCGCGGCAGAAAAATTCGGATTTCAATACTGTGCGGATTCGGACGAGGAGATTCTTGCCGATCCGAAAGTTCATGCGGTGCTGATCGCGTCGCGCCATCATTTGCATGCGGCTCAAGTGCGTGCTGCCATCGGCGCGGGGAAAGCGGTGTTCTGCGAGAAGCCGTTGTGCCTCACCGAAGAAGAGCTGGCTTCGATTGTGCGCGCCTACTCGACCCAGGCGAGCCCGCCGGCGCTGATGGTTGGCTTTAATCGCCGATTCGCGTCGATGGCGGGGCAGCTCAAGAAATTTCTCTCCAGCATCAAAGAGCCGCTTGCGATCCATTACCGCGTCAATGCTGGTTTTATTCCTGCCGATCACTGGGTCAACGATCTCGAGCAGGGAGGCGGGAGGATATTGGGCGAGGTCTGTCATTTTGTGGATTTCGTTTCTTTCCTCGCGGGCGCGTGTCCCATTGAGGTCGAGTGCCGAGGCCTCGGCAACCCGGGACAATACAGCAACGACAACGTCATCGCATCGCTGAAATTTGCGGATGGAACGCTGGGCACGATCACCTATCTCGCAAATGGCGACAAGTCCGCTTCCAAGGAGCGCGTCGAAATCTTTGGGGGAGGATCGGTTGCAGTCCTCGATGATTTCCGCACTCTCGAACTGGTGCGCCATGGCCGCAAGCAAGTCACTCGAGCCCGCTGGCGGCAGGACAAAGGACACCAGCAGGAAATGAAGCTGTTTCTCGATGCCGTGCGAGGAACTGCGAACGCACCAATTCCATTTGAGCAAGTCGTTGGCTCCACACTCGCCACACTGCGATTGCAGAATGCCTGCCAGACTGGCTATCCGCAGACTGTCGCGTTGAGCGAATTTGTAGCGTCTGCCCTGCAAGCAATGCCGGTCATTGAAAAAGAAGAGGACTCCCAGTAA
- a CDS encoding glycosyltransferase family 4 protein produces the protein MKILYVSQYFPPEMGAPAARASELSRHWARMGHEVTVLTGFPNHPTGVVPAEWRARLRRLIHKEVVDGVQVVRTWLWPLPNRKAHERIRNYASFWLSASLSGLSLQKPDVVIGSSPQLLAALAGWWIAYWKRVPFVFEVRDLWPESLAAVGAGGEGSVLHRSLGVIAGFLYRRSRHIAVVTPAFKDHLIQHWRVPAEKISIVENGVETELFRPCPPGTVPGTEGRFVVCYIGTMGMAHGLETLIAAAEQLRDRFPEAVFLMIGEGAEKEHIVELARARELTNIVFLDQQPREHIPAYIAGSDVCLVMLKKTDLFKTVIPTKLLEYMACEKPVLVAVDGQARQVVEEAKAGVFVEPDDAEALVQAILSLAADPDGRRQMGIRGRQYIVSRLSREQTARTYITVLDRLHS, from the coding sequence GTGAAGATTCTCTACGTATCGCAATATTTTCCTCCGGAGATGGGAGCGCCTGCGGCGCGGGCGTCGGAGTTGTCCCGCCATTGGGCGCGGATGGGGCACGAAGTGACTGTGCTTACCGGTTTTCCAAATCATCCGACCGGAGTGGTTCCAGCCGAATGGCGTGCGCGTTTGCGAAGGCTCATCCACAAAGAAGTTGTCGATGGAGTCCAAGTAGTGCGCACATGGCTGTGGCCTTTACCCAATCGGAAAGCGCATGAGCGGATACGGAACTACGCATCGTTCTGGCTGTCGGCATCGCTCAGTGGATTGAGTCTGCAGAAGCCTGACGTTGTCATCGGCAGTTCGCCACAATTGCTTGCCGCGCTCGCGGGATGGTGGATTGCCTACTGGAAGCGGGTGCCGTTTGTTTTTGAAGTCCGTGATTTGTGGCCAGAGTCACTGGCTGCGGTCGGAGCCGGCGGCGAAGGCTCCGTGCTCCATCGCTCGCTGGGAGTGATTGCGGGATTTCTCTACCGGCGAAGTCGTCACATTGCGGTCGTGACGCCTGCTTTCAAGGATCACCTGATTCAGCACTGGAGGGTTCCCGCCGAGAAAATTTCAATTGTTGAAAACGGAGTCGAAACGGAACTCTTCCGTCCGTGTCCGCCGGGAACTGTTCCCGGCACCGAAGGCCGATTCGTAGTTTGCTACATCGGCACGATGGGTATGGCGCACGGTCTGGAGACTCTGATTGCTGCTGCCGAACAACTCCGCGACAGATTTCCGGAGGCGGTCTTTCTGATGATCGGCGAAGGTGCGGAGAAAGAGCACATCGTAGAACTCGCACGAGCCCGTGAGTTGACGAATATTGTCTTCCTAGACCAGCAACCGCGCGAGCATATCCCCGCGTACATTGCGGGTTCTGATGTTTGCCTGGTCATGCTCAAGAAAACGGACCTATTCAAGACGGTGATCCCAACCAAGCTACTGGAGTACATGGCATGCGAGAAGCCGGTGCTTGTCGCGGTGGATGGTCAGGCTCGTCAGGTTGTTGAAGAGGCGAAAGCGGGCGTGTTTGTGGAGCCTGACGACGCCGAGGCACTCGTCCAGGCAATCCTGTCTCTGGCGGCGGATCCAGACGGGAGGAGGCAGATGGGTATCAGAGGACGCCAATATATCGTCAGCCGGCTCTCGCGGGAGCAAACCGCACGGACATACATCACTGTCCTGGACAGGCTGCACAGCTGA
- a CDS encoding carbamoyltransferase, protein MLILGLNMFHADASAAIIDDGKILFAVAEERLNRRKHYGGFPSLAVKACLDAVGAKITDVAHVAVGQDSDAHLAKKIQYALANPAKILNLLKMRLRKEGMRDVRSLLAKALDVDASTLKFQEHHLEHHIAHIASSYYCSPWEKAAGFSYDGSGDFVSTMKVRCEGNDIEVLERVFLPHSLGSFYTMICEFIGYKKYGDEGKVMGLAPYGKDTYVEQIEKILTLKNGTFQLDLDYFMPLGSNQGMEVLADGTVRLARHFSDKMEKLYGAPRESHAEITQRDMDLSYAMQHCFEEIFFHLLNDLHHRVPEENLAMAGGCALNSVANGKLFSRTPFRRTWIQPAAGDEGLAIGAALHTYHSVLKQPRREHMNHAYLGPEFSEAQIASDLAAAGVKYEKCERGPLLDAVSDEMVKGNVVGWFQGRMEWGPRALGNRSIVTHPGLPNMKDVLNARIKHREWFRPFAPAILAEAQHEYFEHDHPSPYMMHVYKIRPDKRKHLCAVNHVDDTGRLQTVTREENALYYDLIRTFGKKTGVPVILNTSFNENEPIVCTPKEAIDCFQRTKMDVLAIGPFVARKISD, encoded by the coding sequence ATGTTGATTTTGGGCCTGAATATGTTTCACGCCGACGCGTCGGCGGCGATCATTGACGACGGCAAGATTCTTTTTGCAGTGGCCGAGGAGCGGCTTAATCGACGCAAGCATTACGGCGGGTTCCCCTCACTGGCCGTGAAGGCGTGTCTTGACGCCGTGGGTGCAAAGATCACAGACGTTGCCCATGTGGCGGTGGGACAGGACAGCGACGCGCACCTCGCGAAGAAGATCCAGTACGCGCTTGCCAATCCCGCAAAGATTCTGAACTTGCTTAAAATGCGCCTGCGCAAAGAGGGCATGCGCGACGTTCGATCGCTACTGGCGAAGGCGCTCGACGTAGATGCCTCCACGCTCAAATTTCAGGAGCATCATCTCGAACACCATATCGCCCATATCGCGAGTTCGTACTACTGCTCGCCTTGGGAGAAGGCTGCCGGGTTCAGCTACGACGGCTCCGGTGATTTCGTGTCGACGATGAAGGTGCGTTGCGAGGGAAACGATATCGAGGTGCTCGAGCGCGTATTCCTTCCGCATTCGCTGGGTAGCTTCTACACCATGATCTGCGAGTTCATCGGCTACAAGAAATATGGCGATGAAGGCAAAGTGATGGGCCTCGCGCCTTATGGAAAAGATACCTACGTCGAACAGATCGAGAAGATTCTGACGCTCAAGAACGGAACGTTTCAACTCGATCTGGATTACTTCATGCCGCTGGGCAGCAATCAGGGAATGGAAGTTCTGGCCGACGGAACGGTTCGCCTGGCGAGGCATTTCTCAGACAAGATGGAAAAGCTGTACGGCGCGCCGCGAGAATCGCATGCCGAAATTACGCAGCGCGACATGGACCTCTCGTACGCGATGCAGCATTGCTTCGAGGAAATATTCTTCCACCTGTTAAATGACCTCCACCACCGCGTGCCGGAAGAAAATTTAGCCATGGCCGGCGGGTGCGCGCTGAACAGTGTTGCGAATGGCAAGCTCTTCTCGCGAACGCCATTTCGTCGTACATGGATTCAACCCGCTGCCGGAGATGAAGGGCTGGCAATCGGTGCAGCCTTGCATACCTACCATTCGGTCCTGAAACAGCCACGGCGTGAGCACATGAATCATGCTTACCTGGGACCTGAGTTTTCGGAAGCCCAGATCGCGTCAGATTTGGCGGCTGCCGGAGTGAAGTATGAGAAGTGTGAGCGCGGGCCGCTGCTCGACGCCGTTTCCGATGAGATGGTGAAGGGCAACGTGGTGGGATGGTTTCAGGGGCGCATGGAATGGGGCCCTCGCGCGCTGGGCAATCGTTCCATCGTGACGCATCCGGGCCTGCCCAACATGAAGGATGTACTCAATGCGCGGATCAAGCATCGCGAATGGTTTCGTCCTTTTGCGCCGGCAATTCTTGCGGAAGCGCAGCATGAATATTTCGAGCACGATCATCCGTCGCCCTACATGATGCATGTGTACAAAATTCGCCCCGACAAGCGAAAACATTTGTGTGCGGTGAATCACGTCGATGACACAGGGCGGTTGCAGACGGTGACGCGTGAGGAGAACGCGCTCTACTACGACTTGATCCGGACCTTCGGCAAGAAGACGGGCGTGCCGGTAATTCTGAACACCAGTTTCAACGAAAACGAGCCAATCGTGTGCACGCCGAAGGAAGCGATCGACTGCTTCCAGCGAACGAAAATGGATGTTCTTGCGATCGGCCCGTTTGTTGCGCGAAAAATCAGCGACTGA
- the asnB gene encoding asparagine synthase (glutamine-hydrolyzing) has product MCGINGLANWGNAEALARMTHVQTHRGPDDSGLWERRFPDGGYIGLGSRRLAILDLSPGGHMPMSNEDGLLWITYNGEIYNFADLRRELEGKGHRLRSHTDTEVVVHLYEEYGVDCVNRLNGMFAFAICDLRGSTPKLFLARDHFGIKPLYYCDRDGKLAFASEIKALLEVPGIEARIDRDALDQYLTFLWVPDPMTMFEGIRKLPAAHYAVWQAGQFEITPYWDLTFPPAGHHFQAREGDLAHEIRERFCASVEQQMVSDVPIGAFLSAGLDSSSIVAAMARKQPVRTYTITFPRKYRVGESTIDDPAVPQRLADKLGCEHHEIVVEPDVVGLLQKLTWHMDEPTADPAIITAYLVCREARKQATVLLSGVGGDELFAGYRKHVAHAWTEEYQRVPGFARSAAESALLALPGFRGSRMKGPVRLAKKMARSAALRPAEAFIRNGTYFDAEQRSTLYVDESPVSENPARTHLAAFDRVRHADFLNQMLYLDTKIFMTTLNLTYNDKMSMASSVEVRVPFLDRELAEFVAWNVRPEWKLKGKWRPVTKYIFREAMRSMLPEEVLRQPKAGFAAPVDYWLANDLRPMVDELLSESQVRRRGLFRPETVRRLVDEHRRGDQDWSMQIWQLLTLEIWMQLFIDGDARTFAQQQIGTAQLSIA; this is encoded by the coding sequence ATGTGCGGCATCAACGGACTCGCGAACTGGGGTAATGCGGAAGCACTTGCGCGCATGACGCATGTGCAGACGCATCGCGGCCCCGACGACTCCGGCCTGTGGGAGCGCCGTTTTCCCGATGGCGGTTACATCGGCCTTGGGAGCCGCCGGCTGGCAATTCTCGATCTCTCTCCCGGCGGCCACATGCCAATGAGCAACGAAGACGGCTTGCTATGGATTACCTACAACGGAGAGATCTATAACTTCGCTGACCTGCGTCGCGAACTTGAAGGCAAGGGGCACCGGCTTCGTTCGCACACGGACACGGAAGTCGTCGTCCACCTTTACGAAGAATACGGAGTTGATTGCGTTAACCGGCTGAACGGCATGTTCGCGTTTGCGATCTGCGATCTGCGCGGCTCCACGCCCAAGCTGTTTCTTGCTCGCGATCATTTTGGAATCAAGCCGTTGTATTACTGCGATCGTGACGGGAAGCTGGCCTTCGCGTCGGAGATCAAAGCGTTGCTGGAAGTGCCGGGAATCGAAGCGCGGATCGACCGCGACGCGCTGGATCAGTATCTGACGTTTTTGTGGGTGCCCGATCCGATGACGATGTTCGAGGGCATCCGCAAACTCCCGGCGGCACACTATGCAGTCTGGCAGGCTGGGCAATTCGAGATCACACCGTACTGGGACCTGACATTTCCGCCAGCGGGTCACCACTTCCAAGCCAGGGAAGGTGATCTCGCGCACGAAATCCGCGAGCGATTTTGTGCGTCTGTGGAACAGCAGATGGTCAGTGATGTTCCCATCGGCGCTTTCCTCAGCGCCGGGCTGGATTCATCGAGCATTGTTGCCGCGATGGCACGCAAACAGCCAGTTCGTACCTACACGATTACGTTTCCCAGGAAATATCGCGTCGGAGAATCCACCATCGACGATCCGGCTGTTCCGCAGCGCCTGGCTGACAAGCTGGGCTGCGAGCATCACGAGATCGTGGTGGAACCGGATGTGGTTGGCTTGCTACAGAAGTTGACGTGGCACATGGATGAACCGACGGCCGATCCTGCCATCATCACGGCCTATCTCGTTTGTCGTGAGGCTCGCAAGCAGGCAACCGTACTTCTGTCGGGTGTAGGCGGTGATGAGTTGTTTGCCGGATATCGGAAGCATGTTGCGCATGCCTGGACTGAGGAGTATCAGCGAGTCCCTGGCTTCGCGCGCTCCGCGGCTGAGAGCGCTCTGCTGGCGCTGCCTGGTTTTCGTGGATCGCGAATGAAGGGCCCAGTCCGGCTGGCGAAAAAAATGGCCCGGAGTGCCGCGCTTCGTCCGGCAGAGGCATTTATCCGGAACGGAACCTACTTCGACGCGGAGCAGAGATCGACGCTCTATGTGGACGAATCCCCGGTGAGCGAAAATCCTGCGCGTACGCATCTCGCGGCGTTCGATCGAGTCCGCCATGCTGACTTCCTCAACCAGATGCTCTATCTCGACACTAAAATATTCATGACCACGCTGAACCTCACCTACAACGACAAGATGAGTATGGCGTCGTCGGTGGAAGTTCGTGTTCCGTTTCTGGATCGTGAGTTAGCGGAATTTGTGGCGTGGAATGTTCGTCCCGAGTGGAAGCTCAAGGGAAAATGGCGTCCGGTGACCAAGTACATCTTCCGTGAAGCCATGCGTAGTATGCTGCCAGAGGAAGTTTTGCGGCAGCCGAAGGCAGGTTTCGCAGCACCCGTAGACTACTGGCTGGCCAACGACTTGCGCCCCATGGTCGATGAACTCCTTTCGGAGAGCCAGGTTCGGAGGCGCGGGTTGTTTCGTCCCGAGACGGTGCGCCGCCTGGTGGACGAACATCGCCGTGGCGATCAGGATTGGTCCATGCAGATATGGCAGCTGCTGACACTGGAAATCTGGATGCAACTATTCATTGATGGCGATGCGCGCACGTTCGCCCAACAACAGATCGGCACAGCACAACTCTCGATCGCATGA
- a CDS encoding undecaprenyl/decaprenyl-phosphate alpha-N-acetylglucosaminyl 1-phosphate transferase — MTLLFLGIFVVSLVVSFAATRQVRDVANRRGWISVPKDGRHVHQTALPRLGGVAIFLAFSLSLILWLGLSLVYPNLLKGLAPETLLRIYVPACLIFCLGIYDDLHGAGPYLKFSVQVIAATMLFIGGMRILDLPVLFGAHSLPWFVGLPLTVLWVVAITNAFNLIDGLDGLAAGSALFSTVVFFIVALVNESWLGSLMSVALAGAILGFLRFNFNPATIFLGDSGSLFIGFVLSALALAGAQKAPTLVAVAIPVVSFGLPILETALSILRRLISGRPIFTADREHIHHKLLEMGFSHRQVVIVLYAVSALFAMLSLFLLWPTGSTLGLVLAVVGTGVWLGVQHLNYLEFGELRRVALRTIEQRQIVINNLAIRRAVEELKVATSYDQVRSVLLAAFEGNDFDAFELQLKALSGDQGSFVEMNKPFHWTKIPHIVSISTMPSWKLTLELVTTTNRRRGSLVVYRVYSQRGLQLDVNLITSAFPVALADALDRVFATAEVLTTAPGEVQYLAANL, encoded by the coding sequence TTGACTTTGCTATTTTTAGGGATATTCGTAGTTTCCTTGGTGGTGTCCTTCGCCGCGACACGCCAAGTGCGCGACGTGGCCAATCGTCGCGGGTGGATCTCAGTCCCAAAAGACGGGCGTCATGTTCATCAGACTGCGCTTCCGCGTCTGGGTGGCGTAGCGATCTTCCTGGCGTTTTCCTTAAGTCTGATCCTGTGGCTGGGCCTATCTCTTGTCTATCCAAATCTACTGAAGGGTCTGGCTCCGGAAACTCTTCTGCGGATCTACGTTCCTGCCTGCCTGATCTTCTGTCTCGGGATCTACGATGATTTGCACGGTGCCGGCCCGTATCTGAAGTTTTCCGTTCAGGTGATTGCGGCCACGATGTTGTTTATCGGCGGGATGCGGATCCTCGATCTGCCGGTTTTGTTCGGCGCGCACAGCTTGCCCTGGTTCGTGGGTTTGCCACTGACGGTCTTGTGGGTGGTAGCGATCACAAATGCGTTCAATCTGATTGACGGGTTGGACGGATTGGCGGCAGGTTCGGCGCTGTTCTCTACCGTAGTGTTTTTTATCGTCGCTCTGGTGAATGAGTCCTGGCTGGGTTCGCTGATGAGCGTGGCGTTGGCGGGAGCGATTCTTGGTTTCCTGCGCTTCAATTTCAATCCAGCAACGATTTTTCTGGGAGACTCGGGCAGCCTCTTCATCGGTTTTGTTCTCAGCGCGCTGGCGTTGGCCGGAGCGCAAAAAGCACCCACACTGGTTGCGGTAGCAATTCCGGTGGTTTCCTTCGGCCTGCCGATTCTGGAAACGGCCCTTTCGATTTTGCGGCGACTGATTAGTGGGCGGCCGATTTTCACTGCCGATCGAGAACACATCCATCACAAACTGCTCGAGATGGGTTTTTCGCACCGGCAAGTAGTTATCGTGCTGTATGCCGTGTCGGCATTGTTTGCGATGTTGAGCCTGTTTTTGCTCTGGCCTACGGGAAGCACGTTGGGGTTGGTTCTGGCGGTGGTTGGTACTGGGGTGTGGCTCGGCGTCCAGCACTTGAATTACTTGGAGTTCGGAGAACTCCGGCGAGTGGCCCTACGCACGATCGAACAACGTCAGATCGTCATCAACAATCTCGCGATCCGCCGGGCTGTCGAAGAACTGAAAGTTGCGACCAGCTACGATCAAGTCCGAAGCGTTCTGCTGGCTGCTTTCGAGGGCAACGATTTTGACGCGTTTGAGCTACAACTGAAGGCCCTGTCGGGCGATCAGGGGAGCTTCGTGGAGATGAATAAACCCTTTCATTGGACGAAGATCCCGCACATTGTTTCAATTTCAACTATGCCTTCCTGGAAACTGACCTTGGAACTGGTCACGACCACGAACCGGCGTCGCGGATCGCTGGTTGTTTATCGCGTCTATAGCCAAAGAGGTCTGCAACTGGATGTCAACCTGATCACGTCCGCATTCCCGGTTGCCCTGGCTGATGCTCTGGACCGAGTTTTTGCCACAGCTGAGGTTCTGACGACAGCCCCCGGTGAAGTGCAATATCTTGCAGCTAACCTCTAA